A single Scleropages formosus chromosome 4, fSclFor1.1, whole genome shotgun sequence DNA region contains:
- the LOC108936184 gene encoding A disintegrin and metalloproteinase with thrombospondin motifs 8-like → MSSTIRITLFTLSLTHIALCELFQSEVVVPVIIKDKRCEERITFRLSAFGRQFTLNLTPDDSFLAPLVKIHRIKSRCRSEVPLSCESPGERAASDILRYINATEETGSSLRGCFYSGTVDSNHNSMVAVSLCHGIHGSFIAKGDEYLIEPQRSGTWRSEVPGFTQPHVVRRRLVSTEEQGDTQSDRADDGPPGSHSGTRWSAGETRPPRMTRKRRFVSTERYIETLVVADASMARFYGDDIKHYLLTLVGMAAQLYKHPSLKNSVNVVVVKMLVVEDEEVGPGVSSNGDLTLRNFCAWQQLFNPPSQRHPEHYDTALLFTREDICRHQSCNPLGVADVGTMCDSKRSCSVIEDNGLQAAFTVAHELGHVLSMPHDDSKNCQKKFSHLGQHHMMAPVFVHLNRNMPWSPCSAYHITEFFDSGHGDCLLDKPEKTLPLPTKLPGLTYSLDRQCQQAFGEAFRHCPNVTDVDVCGQLWCQEEGQLHCTTRNSSLPWADGTPCGFDRTCLHSTCMAAHKVSQPQAAVDGSWGAWGHWGPCSRTCGGGVEFSHRECTNPEPQHGGRYCVGQRVKYQSCNTQACSGNNGKSFREEQCEMYNSIIQLDAHGKVKQWIPKYSGVSPRDRCKLFCRARGSSEFRVFESKVIDGTTCGPDTTSICVQGQCVKAGCDLMIGSNEKLDKCGVCGGDGSSCRKVTGSMSKAIYGYNDIVTIPAGATNIDVKQRSHRGFEHDGNYLAIMGEDGEYILNGNFSVSTVEQDIPVQGAVLRYSGSSTSLERIQSFRQLGEAITIQLLATAGDALPPRVKYTFYLPKDISLSRVSEKRASPHAIQPFTTSEWTLGEWSECSKSCGSGWSRRDVECRGEDGALSFFCDEDLRPADIRPCGDLPCPIWQMGPWSSCSRTCGRSERQRSVFCIDYTGKTVQPERCDPTKKPALISTECVYQEC, encoded by the exons ATGTCTTCAACGATACGAATAACTTTATTTACTCTTTCATTAACTCACATTGCCCTCTGTGAGCTGTTCCAATCGGAGGTAGTGGTACCTGTCATAATAAAGGATAAGAGGTGCGAAGAACGGATCACTTTCAGACTCTCCGCTTTCGGTAGACAATTCACCTTAAATCTGACTCCGGATGACAGCTTTTTAGCTCCGCTCGTTAAGATTCATCGCATTAAATCAAGGTGCCGTTCCGAGGTGCCACTATCTTGCGAATCTCCAGGAGAACGGGCAGCTTCTGACATCCTCAGATATATTAACGCAACCGAGGAGACGGGATCCTCTCTGAGGGGCTGCTTCTACTCGGGCACGGTGGACTCGAACCACAACTCCATGGTGGCTGTCAGCCTGTGCCACGGCATCCACGGCTCCTTCATCGCAAAGGGAGACGAGTACCTGATCGAGCCCCAGCGCTCCGGCACTTGGAGATCAGAGGTGCCCGGCTTCACGCAGCCTCATGTGGTGAGGAGACGCCTGGTCAGCACGGAAGAGCAGGGTGACACCCAGTCTGACCGAGCGGACGATGGACCGCCCGGGAGCCACAGTGGGACGAGATGGTCAGCAGGGGAGACGCGGCCACCCAGGATGACGCGAAAAAGGCGCTTTGTATCTACAGAGAGGTACATCGAGACTCTGGTGGTAGCGGATGCATCTATGGCGCGTTTCTACGGAGACGACATAAAG CACTACCTCTTGACCCTGGTGGGCATGgctgcccagctctataaacacCCCAGCCTGAAGAATTCAGTCAATGTGGTGGTGGTGAAGATGCTAGTGGTGGAGGATGAGGAGGTGGGGCCTGGAGTCTCCAGCAATGGGGACCTGACTTTGCGCAACTTCTGCGCCTGGCAGCAACTGTTCAACCCACCCAGCCAGAGGCACCCAGAGCACTATGACACTGCCTTGCTCTTCACAAGGGAG GATATCTGTCGACACCAAAGCTGCAATCCTCTAGGTGTTGCCGACGTTGGGACTATGTGCGACTCCAAGAGGAGCTGCTCTGTCATCGAGGACAATGGCCTGCAAGCGGCCTTCACTGTGGCCCATGAGCTAG GCCACGTGCTTAGCATGCCGCATGATGATTCCAAGAACTGTCAGAAGAAGTTCAGTCATCTGGGACAACACCACATGATGGCTCCTGTGTTCGTGCACCTCAATAGGAACATGCCTTGGTCACCATGCAGTGCCTACCATATCACTGAGTTCTTCGACAGCGGACATG GTGACTGCCTACTGGACAAGCCTGAGAAGACCCTCCCCTTGCCCACCAAGCTGCCAGGCCTGACATACAGCTTGGACCGCCAATGCCAACAGGCCTTTGGGGAGGCATTCCGACACTGTCCCAACGTGACCGATGTAGATGTGTGCGGTCAGCTGTGGTGCCAAGAGGAGGGCCAGCTGCATTGCACCACTAGGAATAGCAGCCTGCCTTGGGCAGATGGCACACCGTGCGGCTTTGACCGCACCTGCCTCCACAGCACCTGTATGGCGGCGCACAAGGTCTCCCAGCCCCAG GCAGCCGTGGACGGTAGCTGGGGGGCGTGGGGCCACTGGGGGCCGTGTTCCAGAACCTGCGGCGGGGGAGTGGAGTTTTCCCACAGGGAGTGCACCAACCCAGAGCCCCAGCACGGTGGGCGGTACTGCGTGGGACAGAGAGTGAAGTACCAGTCGTGCAACACTCAGGCATGCTCAGGAAACAACG GCAAGAGCTTCAGAGAGGAGCAATGCGAGATGTACAACAGCATCATTCAGCTGGATGCCCACGGGAAAGTCAAGCAGTGGATCCCAAAATACTCTGGTGTCTCTCCCCGAGACAGGTGTAAACTCTTCTGCAGAGCGAGGGGCAGCAGCGAGTTCAGAGTGTTTGAGTCCAAG GTCATCGATGGCACCACATGCGGCCCTGACACCACATCCATCTGTGTCCAGGGACAGTGTGTTAAAGCGGGCTGTGACCTGATGATTGGCTCTAACGAAAAGCTGGACAAATgcggtgtgtgtggaggtgaTGGGTCTAGTTGCAGGAAAGTCACTGGCTCCATGAGCAAGGCCAT ATATGGCTATAATGACATTGTAACCATCCCTGCGGGCGCCACAAATATTGATGTCAAACAGCGCAGCCATCGTGGGTTTGAGCATGACGGTAATTACCTGGCTATCATGGGAGAAGATGGAGAGTATATCCTGAACGGGAACTTCTCTGTGTCCACTGTGGAGCAGGACATCCCAGTCCAGGGGGCTGTACTGAGATACAGTGGGTCCTCCACATCACTGGAGCGCATCCAAAGCTTCCGGCAGCTTGGGGAGGCAATCACCATCCAGTTGCTGGCCACAGCTGGGGATGCATTACCTCCGAGGGTCAAGTACACATTCTACCTCCCCAAAGACATTTCCCTCAGCAGGGTTAGTGAAAAGAGAGCCTCTCCACATGCCATCCAGCCCTTTACCACCTCTGAGTGGACCTTGGGAGAGTGGTCCGAGTGCTCCAAGAGCTGTGGTTCTGGGTGGTCCCGGCGCGATGTGGAGTGCAGGGGGGAAGATGgtgctctctctttcttttgtgATGAGGACCTTCGGCCCGCAGACATCCGGCCCTGCGGTGACCTTCCCTGCCCCATTTGGCAGATGGGGCCCTGGTCCTCCTGTTCACGGACCTGCGGGCGTAGCGAGCGCCAGCGCAGTGTATTCTGCATTGACTACACTGGGAAGACAGTACAGCCAGAGAGATGTGACCCAACCAAGAAGCCCGCACTGATTTCAACAGAGTGCGTCTACCAGGAGTGCTGA